A single window of Streptomyces aquilus DNA harbors:
- a CDS encoding acyl-CoA carboxylase subunit beta, whose translation MPRRSTAERIDDLHRRREQALTAGGPRGRGEFGARERVERLVDKGSFTETGLFVRARADGSGGRRPHGDGVVTGFGTVDGRRVCVFAQDSTVFGGSMGEAFGEKTVALMDLALKTGCPVVGLNDSGGARIQEGVASLALYAELVRRNVQASGVIPQLSVVLGPCAGGAAYSPAITDFTVMVDGASHMFVTGPDVIEAVTGERATAEELGGARTSNAVNGNAHFLAADEEDALDVVRELLSYLPANNLEPPPEYAPGDAPAGDVLDAVVPDRLGQAYDMREILRAVVDDGELLYVQELFAPNILCALGRVEGRSVGVVANQPLHAAGVLDIDASEKAARFVRFCDAFGIPLLTFADVPGYLSGVRQERGGIIRRGAKLLYAYAEATVPKVTVVVRKAYGGGYAVMGSKHLGADINLAWPSARIAVMGAEGAVGVLHRRELAAADDPVALRARLVAAYERTHGTPYLAAERGYVDAVIAPRDTRDHIRRALAALRGKRAPLPQRRHGNIPL comes from the coding sequence GTGCCCCGGCGCAGCACCGCGGAACGCATCGACGACCTGCACCGGCGCCGTGAGCAGGCGCTGACGGCGGGCGGGCCGCGCGGACGGGGGGAGTTCGGGGCCCGGGAGCGGGTCGAGCGGCTGGTGGACAAGGGGTCCTTCACCGAGACCGGGCTGTTCGTGCGGGCCCGGGCCGACGGGAGCGGTGGCCGACGCCCCCACGGCGACGGCGTGGTCACCGGCTTCGGTACGGTCGACGGCCGCCGGGTCTGCGTGTTCGCCCAGGACTCCACGGTCTTCGGCGGCAGCATGGGCGAGGCGTTCGGCGAGAAGACCGTCGCGCTGATGGACCTCGCCCTGAAGACCGGCTGCCCGGTCGTCGGGCTCAACGACTCCGGCGGTGCCCGCATCCAGGAGGGCGTCGCCTCTCTCGCCCTCTACGCCGAACTGGTACGCCGCAACGTCCAGGCGTCCGGCGTGATCCCACAGCTCTCCGTCGTGCTGGGCCCCTGCGCCGGCGGGGCCGCCTACTCCCCCGCGATCACCGACTTCACGGTGATGGTCGACGGCGCCTCGCACATGTTCGTCACCGGCCCCGACGTCATCGAGGCCGTCACCGGCGAGCGGGCCACCGCCGAGGAGCTGGGCGGCGCCCGCACCAGCAACGCCGTCAACGGCAACGCACACTTCCTCGCCGCCGACGAGGAGGACGCCCTGGACGTCGTACGCGAGCTGCTGTCGTATCTGCCGGCCAACAACCTGGAACCGCCACCGGAGTACGCCCCCGGCGACGCCCCGGCCGGAGACGTTCTGGACGCCGTCGTACCGGACCGGCTCGGGCAGGCCTACGACATGCGGGAGATCCTGCGCGCGGTCGTCGACGACGGTGAACTGCTCTACGTCCAGGAGCTGTTCGCGCCGAACATCCTCTGCGCCCTGGGGCGTGTCGAAGGCCGGTCGGTCGGGGTCGTCGCCAACCAGCCGCTGCACGCCGCCGGAGTCCTCGACATCGACGCGTCCGAGAAGGCCGCGCGATTCGTACGGTTCTGCGACGCGTTCGGCATTCCGCTGCTGACGTTCGCCGACGTCCCCGGCTATCTGTCCGGCGTACGGCAGGAGCGGGGCGGCATCATCCGCCGCGGCGCCAAGCTGCTGTACGCCTACGCCGAGGCCACCGTCCCCAAGGTCACGGTCGTGGTCCGCAAGGCGTACGGCGGCGGGTACGCGGTGATGGGGTCCAAGCACCTCGGCGCCGACATCAACCTCGCCTGGCCCAGCGCCCGTATCGCCGTGATGGGCGCCGAGGGTGCGGTGGGGGTCCTGCACCGACGCGAACTGGCCGCCGCCGACGATCCCGTCGCGCTGCGCGCCCGCCTGGTCGCCGCGTACGAGCGCACCCACGGCACGCCCTATCTCGCCGCCGAACGCGGATACGTCGACGCCGTCATCGCCCCGCGCGACACCCGCGACCACATCCGCCGCGCCCTGGCCGCCCTGCGCGGCAAACGCGCGCCGCTGCCGCAGCGCAGGCACGGCAACATCCCGCTCTGA
- the gap gene encoding type I glyceraldehyde-3-phosphate dehydrogenase, giving the protein MTRIAINGFGRIGRNVLRALLERDSDLEVVAVNDLTEPATLARLLAYDSTAGRLGRPVTVDGDTLVVDGRRIKVTAEREPAQLPWAELGVDIVLEATGRFTSAKAAAAHLDAGAKKVLVSAPSDGADVTLAYGVNTDAYDPAVHTIVSNASCTTNALAPLASVLDELAGIEHGFMTTVHAYTQEQNLQDGPHRDARRARAAGVNIVPTTTGAAKAIGLVLPNLDGKLSGDSIRVPVPVGSIVELNTTVARDVTRDEVLAAYRAAAEGPLAGVLEYSEDALVSSDIVGNPASSIFDSALTRVDGRHVKVVAWYDNEWGFSHRVIDTLTLLAAS; this is encoded by the coding sequence ATGACTCGCATCGCCATCAACGGATTCGGCCGCATCGGACGCAACGTGCTGCGCGCACTGCTGGAGCGCGACAGTGACCTCGAGGTCGTCGCCGTCAACGACCTCACCGAGCCCGCCACGCTCGCCCGACTCCTCGCCTACGACAGCACGGCCGGCCGGCTCGGACGCCCGGTCACCGTCGACGGGGACACCCTCGTCGTCGACGGCCGGCGCATCAAGGTGACGGCCGAGCGGGAGCCGGCGCAGCTGCCCTGGGCCGAACTCGGCGTCGACATCGTCCTGGAGGCCACCGGCCGCTTCACCTCGGCCAAGGCGGCCGCCGCCCACCTCGACGCGGGCGCGAAGAAGGTGCTCGTCAGCGCGCCGTCCGACGGTGCCGACGTCACGCTCGCGTACGGGGTCAACACCGACGCCTACGACCCGGCCGTGCACACGATCGTCTCGAACGCCTCGTGCACCACCAACGCGCTCGCGCCGCTCGCCTCGGTCCTGGACGAACTCGCCGGTATCGAGCACGGGTTCATGACGACGGTGCACGCCTATACGCAGGAGCAGAACCTCCAGGACGGGCCGCACCGCGACGCCCGGCGTGCCCGGGCCGCCGGTGTCAACATCGTGCCGACCACGACCGGTGCCGCCAAGGCGATCGGCCTGGTGCTGCCGAACCTCGACGGCAAGCTGTCGGGCGACTCGATCCGCGTACCGGTGCCGGTGGGTTCGATCGTCGAGCTGAACACGACCGTCGCCCGTGACGTGACGCGCGACGAGGTGCTGGCGGCGTACCGCGCCGCGGCGGAGGGGCCGCTCGCCGGCGTCCTGGAGTACTCGGAGGACGCGCTGGTCTCGTCCGACATCGTGGGCAACCCCGCCTCGTCGATCTTCGACTCGGCTCTCACCCGCGTCGACGGCCGCCATGTGAAGGTGGTCGCCTGGTACGACAACGAGTGGGGCTTCTCCCACCGCGTGATCGACACCCTCACGCTGCTCGCGGCCAGTTGA
- a CDS encoding dihydrofolate reductase family protein, with protein sequence MRSVTYSMNVSLDGYIAGPGGDFAWSEPDDEVFRFWIDEIRGVDVHVLGRRLYETMLYWETVDPDDPTLDEATREWTALWNPLPKVVFSRTLSSVQGKNVRLVSGDLVEEIERLRAEPGDGEIAIGGATLAAQASAAGLIDEYRSIVHPVLVGGGNPFFPRHEQRVDLELVETRTFRSKFVYLRHRVVRGAAT encoded by the coding sequence ATGCGCAGCGTGACGTACTCGATGAACGTCTCACTTGACGGCTACATCGCCGGACCTGGCGGTGACTTCGCGTGGTCGGAGCCGGACGACGAGGTCTTCCGGTTCTGGATCGACGAGATCCGCGGGGTCGACGTCCATGTGCTCGGACGCCGGCTGTACGAGACGATGCTGTACTGGGAGACCGTCGACCCGGACGACCCGACCCTCGACGAGGCGACGCGTGAGTGGACCGCGCTGTGGAATCCGCTCCCGAAGGTGGTCTTCTCCCGGACGCTGTCGTCGGTCCAGGGGAAGAACGTCCGGCTCGTCTCCGGGGATCTGGTGGAGGAGATCGAGCGGTTGCGGGCCGAGCCGGGGGACGGTGAGATCGCGATCGGCGGCGCGACGCTCGCCGCCCAGGCGTCCGCGGCGGGACTGATCGACGAGTACCGGAGCATCGTCCACCCGGTGCTGGTCGGCGGCGGAAACCCGTTCTTTCCCCGGCATGAGCAGCGCGTGGACCTCGAACTGGTCGAGACCCGCACCTTCAGGTCGAAGTTCGTCTACCTGCGCCACCGCGTGGTCCGCGGCGCCGCGACGTAG
- a CDS encoding GlxA family transcriptional regulator, giving the protein MPASRLHRVAVLVLEGAKPLDVGIPAQVFTTRASMPYEVRVCGATPGLVTGGDGLAYYVEHGLDALAWADVVFVPGYRHPDRDDPPPTVVDALVAAHDRGARLAAISTGAFALAATGLLDGRRATTHWHYTRALAARHPLVQVDENVLFVDEGSVLTSAGAASGIDLCLHILRGDLGVAASNHAARRLVAAPYRSGGQAQYVPRSVPEPLGERFAETREWALHRLGEPLTLDTLAAQAGVSARTFSRRFVEETGYTPMQWVMRARIDLARELLERSERSVEQIAADVGLGTGANLRLHFQRILGTTPSEYRRTFTKGE; this is encoded by the coding sequence GTGCCCGCCTCCCGCCTGCATCGCGTCGCCGTCCTCGTGCTCGAGGGTGCGAAGCCGCTCGACGTCGGAATCCCGGCGCAGGTCTTCACGACCCGCGCGAGCATGCCGTACGAGGTGCGGGTGTGCGGGGCGACGCCGGGGCTCGTGACCGGCGGCGACGGCCTCGCGTACTACGTCGAACACGGCCTCGACGCCCTCGCGTGGGCCGACGTCGTCTTCGTCCCCGGCTACCGGCACCCGGACCGCGACGACCCGCCGCCGACCGTCGTCGACGCGCTGGTCGCCGCCCACGACCGGGGCGCGCGGCTCGCCGCCATCTCGACCGGCGCCTTCGCGCTCGCCGCGACGGGCCTGCTCGACGGCCGGCGCGCCACGACGCACTGGCACTACACACGCGCCCTCGCCGCCAGGCACCCCCTCGTCCAGGTCGACGAGAACGTGCTGTTCGTCGACGAGGGCAGCGTGCTCACCTCCGCCGGTGCCGCCTCCGGGATCGACCTGTGCCTGCACATCCTGCGCGGGGACCTCGGAGTGGCCGCCTCGAACCATGCGGCCCGACGGCTCGTGGCCGCCCCCTACCGCAGCGGCGGCCAGGCCCAGTACGTGCCGCGCAGCGTGCCCGAGCCGCTCGGTGAGCGGTTCGCCGAGACGCGCGAGTGGGCGCTGCACCGGCTCGGCGAACCCCTCACCCTCGACACGCTGGCCGCGCAGGCCGGGGTCTCGGCGCGCACGTTCTCCCGGCGCTTCGTCGAGGAGACCGGGTACACGCCGATGCAGTGGGTGATGCGCGCCCGCATCGACCTGGCCCGCGAGCTGCTGGAACGCTCCGAGCGCAGCGTCGAGCAGATCGCCGCCGACGTGGGGCTCGGCACGGGTGCGAATCTGCGCCTGCACTTCCAGCGCATCCTCGGGACGACCCCGAGCGAGTACCGGCGCACCTTCACCAAGGGCGAGTGA
- a CDS encoding RNA polymerase sigma factor, with protein MDEALLRSLTPSVLTVLVRRGADFAAAEDAVQDALVEALRVWPADPPRDAKGWLVTVAWRKFLDATRAETARRRREDRFEEEPAPGPAPTVDDTLQLYFLCAHPSLTPSSAVALTLRAVGGLTTRQIAQAYLVPEATMAQRISRAKRTVSGVRLDRAGDVATVLRVLYLVFNEGYSGDVDLAAEAIRLTRQLTAVIDHPEAAGLLALMLLHHARRAARTAPDGSLVPLAEQDRGRWDTRLIAEGVEILQAALARDRLGEYQAQAAIAALHADAPRAEETDWVQIVEWYDELVRLTDSPVVRLNRAVAVAEADGPRAGLSALAELDAALPRHTAVAAYLHERDGDLKTAARLYAEAAHKAPNLAERDHLTRQAARLNTHLHH; from the coding sequence ATGGACGAGGCCCTGCTGCGCAGCCTCACCCCGAGCGTGCTGACCGTCCTCGTCCGCCGCGGAGCAGACTTCGCGGCGGCCGAGGACGCCGTGCAGGACGCGCTCGTCGAGGCGCTGCGTGTGTGGCCCGCCGATCCGCCGCGGGACGCCAAGGGCTGGCTGGTCACCGTGGCCTGGCGCAAGTTCCTCGACGCGACCCGCGCCGAGACCGCACGCCGCCGCCGCGAGGACCGCTTCGAGGAGGAACCGGCGCCCGGTCCCGCGCCCACGGTCGACGACACCCTCCAGCTGTACTTCCTGTGCGCCCACCCCTCCCTCACCCCGTCGTCCGCCGTCGCGCTCACCCTGCGCGCCGTCGGCGGCCTCACCACCCGGCAGATCGCCCAGGCCTACCTGGTGCCCGAGGCGACCATGGCGCAGCGCATCAGCCGCGCCAAGCGCACCGTCTCCGGCGTCCGCCTCGACCGGGCGGGCGATGTCGCCACCGTCCTGCGCGTCCTCTACCTCGTCTTCAACGAGGGCTACTCCGGCGACGTCGACCTGGCCGCCGAGGCGATCCGTCTCACCCGGCAGCTCACGGCCGTCATCGACCATCCCGAGGCGGCCGGGCTGCTCGCTCTCATGCTGCTCCACCACGCCCGCCGCGCCGCCCGGACGGCGCCCGACGGAAGCCTGGTGCCGCTCGCCGAGCAGGACCGCGGCCGGTGGGACACGCGCCTGATCGCCGAGGGCGTGGAGATCCTCCAGGCGGCCCTCGCGCGCGACCGGCTGGGCGAGTACCAGGCCCAGGCCGCCATCGCCGCCCTGCACGCCGACGCGCCCCGCGCCGAGGAGACGGACTGGGTGCAGATCGTGGAGTGGTACGACGAGCTGGTGCGCCTGACCGACAGCCCCGTGGTCCGGCTCAACCGCGCCGTCGCCGTGGCGGAGGCCGACGGACCGCGCGCGGGCCTGTCCGCCCTCGCCGAGCTGGACGCCGCACTGCCCCGGCACACCGCGGTGGCGGCCTACCTCCACGAACGCGACGGGGACCTCAAGACCGCGGCCCGCCTGTACGCCGAGGCCGCCCACAAGGCCCCCAACCTCGCCGAACGCGACCACCTCACCCGCCAGGCGGCCCGCCTCAACACCCACCTGCATCATTGA
- a CDS encoding aminoglycoside adenylyltransferase family protein, with protein sequence MDQVREIVALVDRVLGRDALGSYLHGSAVLGGLRPASDVDILVVIRQPMEEGQRRSLLDGLLRISGTGNGTRPVELTAVVQSQVRPWRYPPTGDFLYGEWLRAAYEAGEVPRPEPMPDLSLLITTTLTGDHPLTGPRPAQLLDPVPPTDLARASLAGIPALLADLDGDTRNVLLTLARIWTTLATGRISSKDTAADWALPRLPPDHRPVLEHARHLYLNAPYSEESWSTALRARVRPHVDRVLAEIDRLRTAGPAP encoded by the coding sequence GTGGATCAGGTGCGGGAGATCGTGGCGCTGGTGGACCGTGTGCTGGGGCGAGACGCCCTCGGCAGCTATCTCCACGGCTCGGCCGTGCTGGGCGGCCTCCGACCGGCCAGCGACGTGGACATCCTGGTCGTCATCCGGCAGCCCATGGAGGAAGGACAGCGCCGGTCACTCCTCGACGGCCTGCTACGGATCTCCGGCACCGGGAACGGCACCCGCCCCGTCGAGCTCACCGCCGTCGTCCAGTCCCAGGTCCGGCCCTGGCGGTACCCGCCGACCGGCGACTTCCTCTACGGCGAATGGCTGCGCGCCGCCTACGAGGCCGGGGAGGTCCCCCGGCCGGAGCCGATGCCCGACCTGAGCCTGCTCATCACCACCACACTGACCGGCGACCACCCGCTGACCGGCCCGCGCCCGGCGCAGCTCCTCGACCCGGTGCCGCCGACGGACCTGGCCCGGGCGAGCCTGGCGGGCATCCCCGCCCTGCTCGCCGACCTGGACGGCGACACCCGCAACGTCCTGCTGACCCTCGCCCGAATCTGGACCACGCTCGCCACCGGCCGGATCAGCTCCAAGGACACGGCCGCCGACTGGGCCCTCCCCCGACTCCCGCCGGACCACCGCCCCGTCCTCGAACACGCCAGGCACCTCTATCTCAACGCCCCCTACTCAGAGGAGAGTTGGAGCACCGCCTTGCGGGCGCGGGTACGTCCGCACGTGGACCGCGTGCTCGCCGAGATCGACCGGCTGCGAACGGCGGGGCCGGCGCCTTGA
- a CDS encoding fatty acyl-AMP ligase, with protein MDRRHPPLSPACRTLPQYVRHWADTIPDRRALTFVDFPAPGSRGVHRTLTWRRLDLRVRAIAARLAAQAEPGSRVVVLCPQGTEYVTGFLAALTAGLVAVPLYPPGLPGHGDRLSAVLADARPTAVVTTSRVANEVRELVAGSGTRIVCADEVPDDEAGDRPPVDVDAEALAYLQYTSGSTRAPAGVEITHANVVANAGQALAAYGADTGPVTCVGWLPLYHDMGLVLSVAAPVVRGALSVLMDPAAFLTEPARWLRLLAAHPRAIGAAPNFAYDYCAGAVTDGQKADLRLDGVIALINGSEPVRPGTVDRFQAAFADRGLPVTAHCPSYGLAEATVFVSAARPGQPLGRFALDRDALAAGKALPARPDDPRAVLLAGCGTPAGQRVRIADPVSRTVLPEGEVGEVWVQGPNVGRGYWNRREESERVFGAAFAGGADAPDGRWLRTGDLGAVLDGQLIVTGRLKDLVIVDGRNHYPQDLEATAQDAHPAVRRDRLAAFAVPGGTSGTGERVVLVAEHVRATSLASLDVPAVVRAVRGAVSTRHGLRLAEVVLVPPGAVARTSSGKVSRALTRARYLEGAYGREGGGETGSGSGGGAASDDAAGDTPGAAPGASAHITSRAVG; from the coding sequence ATGGACCGCCGCCACCCCCCGCTCTCCCCCGCGTGCCGGACCCTGCCCCAGTACGTACGGCACTGGGCCGACACCATCCCCGACCGGCGCGCCCTCACCTTCGTCGACTTCCCGGCGCCGGGCTCCCGCGGCGTCCACCGGACGCTGACCTGGCGGCGCCTGGACCTGCGGGTGCGGGCGATCGCCGCCCGGCTCGCCGCACAGGCCGAACCGGGTTCGCGCGTCGTGGTGTTGTGCCCGCAGGGCACGGAGTACGTCACCGGGTTCCTGGCCGCGCTCACCGCGGGACTGGTCGCCGTACCGCTGTATCCGCCCGGCCTGCCCGGGCACGGCGACCGGCTCTCGGCTGTCCTGGCCGACGCCCGTCCCACGGCCGTCGTGACCACGAGCCGGGTGGCGAACGAGGTGCGGGAACTGGTGGCCGGGAGCGGGACGCGGATCGTCTGCGCCGACGAGGTGCCCGACGACGAGGCCGGCGACCGGCCGCCGGTCGACGTGGACGCCGAAGCGCTCGCCTACCTCCAGTACACGTCCGGTTCGACACGTGCCCCGGCGGGCGTGGAGATCACCCACGCGAACGTCGTCGCCAACGCCGGGCAGGCCCTGGCGGCGTACGGCGCCGACACCGGTCCGGTGACCTGTGTGGGCTGGCTGCCGCTCTACCACGACATGGGGCTGGTGCTCAGTGTCGCCGCGCCCGTGGTGCGCGGGGCGCTGTCGGTGCTGATGGACCCGGCCGCCTTCCTCACCGAGCCCGCACGGTGGCTGCGGCTGCTCGCCGCCCATCCGCGGGCCATCGGGGCCGCGCCGAACTTCGCGTACGACTACTGCGCCGGCGCCGTCACCGACGGCCAGAAGGCGGACCTGCGTCTCGACGGGGTCATCGCGCTGATCAACGGGAGCGAACCGGTGCGCCCGGGCACCGTCGACCGTTTCCAGGCGGCCTTCGCCGACCGGGGTCTGCCGGTCACCGCGCACTGCCCCTCGTACGGGCTCGCCGAGGCCACGGTCTTCGTCAGCGCCGCCCGGCCCGGGCAGCCGCTCGGCCGGTTCGCGCTCGACCGGGACGCGCTCGCCGCCGGGAAGGCCCTGCCCGCACGGCCCGACGACCCGAGAGCCGTCCTGCTGGCGGGCTGCGGCACCCCGGCGGGTCAGCGGGTACGGATCGCCGACCCCGTCAGCCGGACCGTCCTGCCCGAGGGGGAGGTCGGGGAGGTCTGGGTGCAGGGGCCCAACGTCGGGCGCGGCTACTGGAACCGGCGGGAGGAGAGCGAGCGGGTCTTCGGCGCCGCCTTCGCCGGTGGGGCCGACGCACCGGACGGGCGGTGGCTGCGCACCGGCGACCTGGGGGCGGTGCTGGACGGGCAGTTGATCGTCACGGGGCGGCTGAAGGATCTCGTCATCGTCGACGGCCGCAACCACTATCCGCAGGACCTGGAGGCCACCGCCCAGGACGCGCATCCGGCGGTGCGGCGCGACCGGCTCGCGGCGTTCGCCGTGCCGGGCGGGACGAGTGGGACGGGCGAACGGGTGGTCCTGGTGGCCGAGCACGTACGGGCCACCTCCCTCGCCTCGCTCGATGTACCGGCCGTGGTACGGGCGGTGCGCGGCGCGGTCTCCACACGGCACGGGCTGCGGCTCGCCGAAGTCGTGCTGGTGCCACCGGGGGCGGTCGCCCGCACGTCCAGCGGGAAGGTGTCCCGGGCGCTTACTCGGGCGCGGTATTTGGAGGGGGCGTACGGGCGGGAGGGCGGAGGGGAGACGGGCAGCGGGTCAGGGGGTGGCGCCGCGTCTGATGACGCGGCCGGCGACACCCCGGGTGCGGCCCCCGGTGCCTCGGCCCACATCACGTCGAGGGCCGTCGGGTGA
- a CDS encoding M48 family metallopeptidase: MSFRLRAVRAFVLLVGFFLMGGVLLSAMVVFDWLVITRLVTEKAAWIEPTAVSVTFLLAVAILRGMFAFLRAGRLGPVTDAVAVTPDDQPELWEQVRAAAEVTGQRPPDELYLNAEVNAGVAEQSRLLGLLRGRRRMFLGLPLLAGLTVPQLQSVLAHEFGHYGNRDTRLGGVTTRGRQALIHTVEAFQEGGTRLHYVIGVLYVGYARMFLRITQSAARHQELAADRTAARYAGRDVTAAALRTLPVLDAAHTHYMETYAAMGSAWKALPPVGEVHGGFRRLLAARSGEQLAALRAGQRPPRPHPYDSHPPLAERIALIEGLPADDRPEQSPADPTDEPASLTLLRNADRVFAELETRTSAPEAALLRRMSWDDLTMARAVADAEEWSGPLRLAVARTLRSEADAVRETTSGETADGLLPGLEEILDAFDRGLLWMEIADRMPKPYQAARLTGQSARNFIRPRIFDGIAGLIHLRLAESGDAVPDIAWSGQPGLILPESWEKGMDDAIDAAVADTPDTAPLRTLLAEGSGSGTG; the protein is encoded by the coding sequence ATGTCGTTCCGACTGCGCGCAGTCCGCGCGTTCGTGCTCCTGGTCGGTTTCTTCCTCATGGGCGGAGTCCTGCTGTCGGCCATGGTGGTGTTCGACTGGCTGGTGATCACACGGCTGGTCACCGAGAAGGCGGCCTGGATCGAGCCCACGGCCGTGTCCGTCACCTTCCTGCTGGCGGTGGCGATCCTGCGCGGCATGTTCGCCTTCCTGCGGGCCGGCCGGCTGGGGCCGGTGACCGACGCGGTGGCGGTCACCCCTGACGACCAGCCCGAGCTGTGGGAACAGGTGCGGGCCGCGGCCGAAGTGACGGGGCAGCGGCCGCCGGACGAGCTGTATCTGAACGCCGAGGTCAACGCGGGCGTGGCCGAGCAGAGCCGGCTGCTGGGACTGCTGCGGGGCCGACGCCGGATGTTCCTGGGCCTGCCGCTGCTCGCCGGGCTGACGGTCCCGCAGCTGCAGTCCGTCCTCGCCCACGAGTTCGGGCACTACGGCAACCGCGACACCCGGCTCGGCGGCGTCACGACGCGCGGCCGGCAGGCGCTGATCCACACGGTGGAGGCCTTCCAGGAGGGCGGCACCCGGCTGCACTACGTCATCGGTGTCCTGTACGTCGGCTACGCCAGGATGTTCCTGCGCATCACCCAGTCCGCAGCCCGGCACCAGGAACTCGCCGCGGACCGGACGGCCGCCCGGTACGCCGGCCGTGACGTGACGGCCGCCGCACTGCGGACGCTGCCGGTGCTCGACGCCGCGCACACCCACTACATGGAGACGTACGCCGCGATGGGCAGCGCGTGGAAAGCGCTGCCGCCGGTCGGCGAGGTCCACGGCGGTTTCCGCCGGTTGCTGGCCGCCCGGAGCGGGGAGCAGCTCGCCGCGCTGCGCGCCGGTCAGCGGCCGCCGCGGCCACACCCGTACGACTCCCACCCCCCGCTGGCGGAGCGGATCGCGCTGATCGAGGGGTTGCCCGCCGATGACCGGCCCGAGCAGTCGCCCGCTGACCCGACCGACGAGCCGGCTTCCCTGACGCTGCTGCGGAACGCGGACCGGGTGTTCGCCGAGCTGGAGACGCGCACGTCGGCGCCGGAGGCGGCACTGCTGCGGCGCATGAGCTGGGACGACCTCACCATGGCCCGAGCGGTCGCCGACGCCGAGGAATGGTCCGGGCCGTTGCGGCTCGCCGTGGCCAGAACGCTGCGCTCGGAGGCGGACGCAGTCCGTGAGACCACGTCCGGGGAGACGGCCGACGGCCTGCTGCCCGGCCTGGAGGAGATACTCGACGCCTTCGACCGCGGTCTGCTGTGGATGGAGATCGCCGACCGCATGCCCAAGCCGTATCAGGCGGCTCGGCTGACCGGGCAGTCGGCCCGCAACTTCATCCGGCCCAGGATCTTCGACGGCATCGCGGGCCTGATCCACCTGCGGCTCGCCGAGTCCGGTGACGCCGTACCGGACATCGCCTGGTCGGGGCAGCCGGGGCTGATCCTGCCCGAGTCGTGGGAGAAGGGCATGGACGACGCCATCGACGCGGCCGTCGCCGACACACCCGACACCGCTCCCCTGCGCACCCTGCTCGCGGAAGGGTCCGGGTCCGGGACCGGATGA